The nucleotide window TTTACAAAACTGAAAGATTAAAGTGGTCTATTTACCTAAGTTTTAATTCGATTTTAGTTGAAGGTACTTCTAGTGTAAGAAGAGGTTGAAAGGATGCCTACAAGCCTGTAAGAACGTATTGCATAATTATCACCCTCAATTCTCTTTGGCAAAGGAAAAgatgtttattatataatatgtaattaagtattCTAGAATTGGCATAgcaatttatttacataatgcATGCCCAAAGGTTATGGAGGCAAGAACAAAATTACCTTTGAAGGTAATATACTTGGTATATCTTGGAAGTTGACTCTGGGACTGCATTTTTTGAATTGCTGAGAGTGCCCACCTCTTTACATTTACAAGTTGCCtttgagttcatttttaatCGTAGCATGAGTTGGTCCCGAATAACATATATGCATTGTCAAGTTTAGCAATAATCTGGTCTTTTTAAAGGAATGATTTAagtgttttttcctttttcgatGAAGCTCGTAGTGAAAAGTGTAGTTGGCTGATTGAATCTTTGTGGTCTTTAATGTCCCTTTATTTCCTGATTAGGAGTTTTAATGCTGTGAAGTTGTGCTTTAAACAGATGGGCCTGGCCTATTTATCAGTTGCCATTTTGTAGAGATTTTTCATAAGCAAATGAGGGTTGAGGTTATAGTAACATAACAATCCACTGCTATGTCATTTAAAATACGATGATCAACataatttcatcattatattttttgaagatttgtttGCTGAGTTTTAGGTGTCAATGTTGGTTTTGCAGTTTTTTGCTGATATCATCTGGGATTATATATGGTTATTATGCAATGATACTAAAGGTTGATGAAGAAGATTTTGGTGGCCATGGAGCTCTCCTCCAAGAGGGGCTTTTTGCCTCAATAACTCTTTTTCTGGTACTTTTAGCATTCCAACACTGTTTATCTAGCTTttacggaaaaaaaaaaaaaaaaaaaaagatgcttGCCCAAATAACAGAAGAAGATCCTTTCCTGGTCTTAGAATTAACCCTTGTTCCATTTTTTTGGCTGTACAGTTAGCATGGATTCTAGTATACAGCTTGGCACACTTCTGATTGGCTCGGAACAATTGATTTTGGTGCCCACCTTATCTTTAAGTGATGTTTGAACAATCTTACTTGGTTAAATGAGGCAACATTGCCTGTAACCCTCAGAAAACAATTAGAATGTTCCTTGCCACAATTAtttgcttttcattttttttaattatgcaacttttttattttgcagAGTATGAACATGTTAGCCTCTAATACATAGGAAATCCTTCATGATTCCTGCTCTATGGTTTGCATACTTAATGATAAGCAAACTCTGAAGCAATCTATGTTTCAACgcctcattaaaaaaattactttggaGCAATTGTAATTTGGACCATAAAAATTACTTCTCTTGTGAGTTGTGATGAAACCGCTTGGAATCTGATCAGAAAAGGGATGGTATCATCAGCTCGGTTTTAGATTATATAGCTTCATTTGCAAGTGTTTTGTATTTGAAGTAGAAAAAGCTGATTCTTATCTACATAGTTTAATGTACAAATTGTTCCTtgaatatatcatttttcattttgatactCCATTTAAGCCAAAGACAGATCCAAGCTAATCAAGTTAAATGTCAACTTATTTCACATAACCGATTAACCATATCTTTTAAATTGCACAAGGCAAacttgttttcttgtttttattcatgTGATATGCAACCACGATCCGTATCATTCTATTCaatttattaactaaaaatttttacttttaactccAATCAAAGCCACATGCATTTTGCTGGTTTCAGTTAGTGTTCTATTCAAACAGTTACCACAAACTCGACGTTaactaataactttatttttcaaGGGAACCCAACTTTTACAGTTTTAACTTGCATcttaaaattgagttaattctacaataaaatatgttcAATAGATCACTGTTCTGTCGATTATACCCCCATCCCTTAATAACTTCATATGATCACAAACTGCCCAGAAAAAAAGGCAGGAAAGAATCATGCTTCTATACATGGTGATACGGAAATTGCTAAGACATCTTACAAATATCTTTGGCGTCTGTTTCTCCTTGATAGAAGATATATGCGACCACAAACCCACTGTCTTCCTAGTCTTGAACCTGATTGCTGCACAATACAACATGATTTGGGACTATTACATGTTAAAAGACTAAGAATCAAGGGGTATCATAGAAAGCAGTCACTTCtacaaaataatttgattcctCCTGTCGAAGCATAATATGAATCTCTTACTAAGATGATAATTTGATCAAGAATAGAGAATTTGACCAAGTGTTTTGCAACTCACTCAAATAAGAAAGAGCAAATAGATTTTGCTTCATAAAACATGTATTTTGTAGAATAACAGAAGTGAACTTAATTACCTCAACCTTCGTACGGAATTCTAGTAAGGACTCACATACATGACAGTCTGCTCTATGGGGGGAGGTTTTGGTTTGATCTGATGTCACAAATGCAAATACCTGAAGGAAAGAGCCAAGACCGGTCAGGACGAATGAATTGGAGGTTGGATCATATAAAATTCTTGTCAAATCAAGCCTAGAGTCTTCATTCTATATATGCCAGATGGTGGGACATTCAACATGTCTGTGCAAAAGCAAGACTAAGAGAAAAGCAAAATATAATAGCTTCTACAAGTCATAGCCCCCTAGACTTACAAGAAGCTAAAATTTATTAGGAACTGACCTCTTCTCCGCAATTTGGGCATGCCCCTTTCAATGCCACCAAGTCATTCCACCACAGGCCCTGAAGCACTCTAACTGCAAGAATTGGAGTATCAGTAAATAACATGCATCAAgagaaatgatatatatatatatatatgttttccccACTAGACCAAtggtaaaaaattgttaataattaatattttctattgtaaatgcaaaataacattaaaaatgttTACCAGAGGCTGAGGCAACTGGATAGCCAATTAATGCACCCACTGCCATGAAAAGAATAACATTTGCCATTGCGAGAAACCCTGACACAGATGCTTGACTGCCATAGGATATTCCCTTACTGAATGCATCCTGATATGCTAGAGCTACAGTGTAGATCATGGGCACAAAACATATAGAACTGCCAATACCAAATATGAGGATCCATATGCTCGCTAATGCAAGAACCTGTGATAGATCTTCCTGCCCTACATCCATGTCAACTCAATATTCacaggaagaaaagaaaattacagtGCTCCTAGTCACAAATATGCTAATTatgtaaacaaataaattgtCAATGGTTAATTATGAATTAGGACCAAACTAAGAGATCCATTTAGCATAGGACATCAGTCATCCGCTCTTAGCTTGAGAAAAAACTATAAGTTTATGGAGTTACTCATGGAAACAAAGAGTGAAAAACAAACTTGTTCAGGGATGTAAATTTGCGCTCTGTgatgcttttttattttattagatttttccCACAAATCAATGGTTGCTACTTGAAGTGAATATGAAATAGATGACTATTATCTCCCTCTCCCTCCAGCtctcattattattaattttaatttctgtcTTTTCTGATTTTGGAAACATAATATAAAAGCACAATGATGATTGTAATAGTAAACCCAATTCCATTATCAACCCAAAattactaaaaacaaaatcgGTTTAAAGAGAATTACCTCCGCATCTGCATATGTTGACTGTCGCCGGATACTACAACGAGGATACTTTACAACAGATTTTGAGCCATACCACCGCAACTTTAactatttcaataaaaaaagagaattattgTTTACCTTTACACACTGTTGACATCATTTACATCCAAATAAGACCACCAATACAGCATATGAAGTTACCTCCACTCTATCAAACATGTCGTCAACTATCAAAGGTTCTCCGCTGTAATATGCATCGCGTgcctaaaacaaaaacaacaagtCAGATCAAAAGAGCTTCTAATTGTTCTTCCATGAACTACAAAGAAGCAATAATATCCCAAAAGGAAAGAGACCATCGTATATTGTTTCTTATGCATGAATTTTTCACAGAACTACAATTATAGGCTAATTTTAATAAGGTCCTGAACAATGACAATGACAATGACTTTGATTTCGCCCAAACTTTTGAGAACAGTGTCGTTTAGTCATAACACATAAATTACAAAACCTACATCCCTACTATTCATAACCAAAACTCTCCTTATGGGTTGATTCCAAATTTCTTATCAACGCGTTTGATTCGAAATCAGATTACATTTTTCCATATTTGAAAGATGAAAAAGGAACAAGGATTGGTAGCTTTAAAACATCTTTTGCTacaaaatccttaaaaaaatgaaaaagattaaaatttaaaataacaaaaagaaaacttcagttgattttggtgatagtataattaagtttaagaagtttctaaattaactaaaatttgaccAAAATGAAGACTACAGAAACATAAATTAGCAGCAAGAAATCTAAGATTTACTTGTCGATAGAGAGCTTCTAGAGTTTCTTTACTGGCGGTCTCGATAGGTCCGACGTATATGCACGACGGACCTTCCTTCTTGTTACACGTAGCGGTGGAGGCCGTGGTGACTCCATGGCTCTTCGTGGATATCCGAACCGAAAACGCAGCTCCAGTCCTGCCATTTCGAGATAGTTCGATAACAGTGTTTCCGATCACGTGAGGCGAGAGGGAGTTGCACGTGCCGGCCATGAACCGAAGAGTAGAGAAGCCACACTACTGCAGTGATAATAAGACGGTGGAAAATGGTCTGTACAGTGGGAGTGAAGAAGAGTACAAACATGTAAGTAAAGAGCTCAATACTACACCTAATCTGATGCAGTGACCTTTATAAcaactttttatttcaaaaacaatgtaaaatatcatttcaatcttggtgaaaatattaatttacccttTATCAAGTGtgttcaaacatatatttatctGCCCCAATACTTACCAAGTTGCCCCTTATTCTAAAGAACGATGCAGGTGTGCAAGATTTACCCAATAGACATGATGAAACCTACTTGGTTTTTCCCATGAACCAAATGAAAATTCAttgattttcttatcaaaattatcattttactccacaaatcaaatcataaaaggCCCACAGACATTTGTTTATCCACTAACAACCAATTGCAACCCAAAGAATATTATATCCTtaaggaaaatttgaaaatttaatcataaactCTAAACTTACTACTATGAAAAATTTACTATCTTTCGACAAAATTCACAATATTAAGACAAAATCACATcttaatataatgaataatcTAAATCTATCCATTAATAaccaatttcaaacaaaaatgtcaaattcattacaaaaattttaaacaaaaatataaaataaaacaataaatatttaaaaaattaatcaattaatacaAATGTTATAACCCATTGTAACCTATTATTGGGGATGAATTTGAATGAAACACTACATGTGGCTTTGATTGTGAGATAGGCAAAAATGGAATGAGTCAGTAAGGTCAATGCTCTAAAAAAATTTGccgtatatttttttttggtaagagTTGTATAGACctagaaaatatttgaattcgaaactttctttttttttaactataatactttattaattttattattctctttcaaaagttttttgtattgtatttttttacttacatatttataatcccagaattataattaatatcacaCAAATCtcattattagattattttaataatgctAAATCATATGTATCTAGATATGTCAATAAATCGGATTGAGCTGACTTCAATACAATATGTCGAATTGAACAATCCACAAAATTTATAAAGCTCATGGCTGACCCTATATATATTGGACCAAATCGGGttaacttattaattttaataaaaaaaaaatttaatattatgagtattaatttttttattaattatataaacagtATACAGACCTTGCGCTTAGGCTTAAGCCCTGATATACTACAGTATCAATCGGGTCTTATCGCGCTGAGCTTTTTTGCTAGACATGGGGCGTCCGACTCATTTGACTCCTTTACATCCATCAAATCACGTGGCCACCACACTTGGTGATTTGCTCCATAAACAAAAACTCTGAATTCCAGTCATTTCAGATCTACAGcattttcactttcttttttaattttattttccttcaatCCAATTCCAAACTGCTTTCTCATTTTGATTCTTCTTTCATTGCCTCATCCACAAACCCTAACTTCAATCATCGCCGTCTTTTCACGAATTTGTAAtatctttaatcttaaaaaaaatctaatccaAATCCCAGAATGAAAGAAAGCAAATCAGTCAAATTTAATCTTCAACAGCACCAGAACGGTCACTTGTCTCCCTTCAAATTCGCCAAGTTGTTGGATCCAGATGCATCTTGGGACAAGGTAACTGATTCTTGAATCGTGATCCTGATTTGGCGTTTTCGTTATTCTGATATGGTTTTGAAAGTAATTAAGTTTAGTGTTTGTAACTCTTACTGTGTTGTTGAACCGATATTgtagttatttatttaatgtcaCTAATTTTTACCTACTGAATCTTTACTAATTATATTGtgtataaatcaaattaaggtctttgtgttgttttttcaataataaatcaatGAAATGTGTGTAATTTAAAGCTTGGAATTACGTTTGAAGGTAATGATTGTTATGACTCAATTTCGTGCAGGATCAATTGGGAGATGTGTTGCATTGGATTCGACAAGTGGTGGCCATTGTTTGTGGGTTGTTATGGGGTGCTATTCCGTTAGTTGGAGGCATATGGATCGTTGTGTAAGTTGATGTTTACCTCTCTATAGCTGTTGTAATTAATTGATAAGTCTGGGTATAGTA belongs to Mangifera indica cultivar Alphonso chromosome 2, CATAS_Mindica_2.1, whole genome shotgun sequence and includes:
- the LOC123209266 gene encoding PGR5-like protein 1B, chloroplastic; this translates as MAGTCNSLSPHVIGNTVIELSRNGRTGAAFSVRISTKSHGVTTASTATCNKKEGPSCIYVGPIETASKETLEALYRQARDAYYSGEPLIVDDMFDRVELKLRWYGSKSVVKYPRCSIRRQSTYADAEEDLSQVLALASIWILIFGIGSSICFVPMIYTVALAYQDAFSKGISYGSQASVSGFLAMANVILFMAVGALIGYPVASASVRVLQGLWWNDLVALKGACPNCGEEVFAFVTSDQTKTSPHRADCHVCESLLEFRTKVEQSGSRLGRQWVCGRIYLLSRRNRRQRYL
- the LOC123209240 gene encoding respirasome Complex Assembly Factor 1-like, yielding MKESKSVKFNLQQHQNGHLSPFKFAKLLDPDASWDKDQLGDVLHWIRQVVAIVCGLLWGAIPLVGGIWIVVFLLISSGIIYGYYAMILKVDEEDFGGHGALLQEGLFASITLFLLAWILVYSLAHF